In a single window of the Necator americanus strain Aroian chromosome X, whole genome shotgun sequence genome:
- a CDS encoding hypothetical protein (NECATOR_CHRX.G23668.T4), which yields MFQVPETPPHLVLFPVSYKNVKISSSLKRELDDTNKTKEISTKRKEPRALKPTMKVNQTCQETSSNFPEEKVVLELYSGKYLENSQTTFLLTGETLLKDDVPEVQLPSGLHLLTTRIGHLTSGQVKTIENHEDDMDKWDGYWTLEGQGNVASIIHTNTDENENEKWEKYWSLESAGTEEFSNSEREEKARIGSPVWEKFNQTTEKREDGYYAHLAWENINIPLPDNRAIALRRLVSV from the exons ATGTTTCAAGTGCCAGAAACGCCACCACACCTCGTGCTGTTTCCAGTTAGCTACAAAAATGTCAAGATCTCGTCTTCCCTGAAGAGGGAGCTTGATGACACAAACAAGACTAAGGAAATCTCGACAAAAAGGAAGGAACCTAGAGCGCTCAAACCAACGATGAAGGTCAACCAAACTTGCCAAGAAACAAGTTCAAATTTTCCAGAGGAGAAAGTTGTCTTGGAACTTTATTCCGGAAAATACCTGGAAAATTCGCAAACCACCTTCTTGCTCACGGGAGAG ACACTACTCAAGGACGATGTACCAGAAGTGCAACTTCCATCCGGATTACATCTACTTACAACGCGCATTGGACACCTCACGTCGGGACAAGTCAAAACAATAGAGAATCACGAGGACGACATGGATAAATGGGATGGCTACTGGACACTGGAAGGCCAAGGTAACGTTGCTTCCATCATTCATACCAACACGGATGAGAACGAGAATGAGAAGTGGGAAAAATACTGGTCCCTAGAGTCAGCAGGAACGGAGGAATTTTCCAACTccgaaagagaagaaaaagctagGATAGGCAGCCCAGTATGGGAAAAGTTCAACCAGACAacagaaaaacgagaagacGGATACTACGCTCATTTGGCGTGGGAGAATATCAACATCCCATTACCCGATAACAGAGCTATAGCGCTGAGAAGACTAGTTAGCGTCTGA
- a CDS encoding hypothetical protein (NECATOR_CHRX.G23668.T3), with product MCLWLRNHKLPPTSSNIQVLRFTRVTYGLITSPFLLAGTIHFHLNQYKEDAKLIADIKGNLYVDNLILTADSVDDSVHIYNRTEQVFNDLNMNLRELSSNNTKLISQIAEKGKSLEKLPKVLGITWNPTSDYLQISCRPKLPEDITKRSVASALASVYDPLGGILPLLHKAKAFLRTLWKERYDWDTALSQVHKDSRKRICSDIDRFTKALPRALSLCKRHRIHFNHLRRRKC from the coding sequence ATGTGTTTGTGGTTACGAAACCACAAACTACCACCTACGTCAAGTAACATACAAGTTCTCCGATTCACCCGAGTAACGTATGGTTTGATAACATCTCCATTCCTTCTCGCCGGAACAATTCATTTCCATCTTAACCAGTACAAGGAGGATGCCAAGCTTATAGCTGATATCAAGGGAAACTTATACGTCGACAATCTCATCCTAACTGCAGATTCGGTGGACGACTCAGTACATATCTACAATCGAACAGAACAAGTGTTCAACGACTTGAACATGAATCTCCGTGAGCTCTCATCCAATAACACCAAGCTGATATCACAAATTGCAGAGAAAGGCAAGTCACTGGAGAAATTACCTAAAGTGCTAGGAATAACATGGAATCCAACATCTGATTATCTCCAGATTTCATGCCGACCAAAACTCCCTGAGGATATCACGAAACGAAGTGTGGCAAGTGCCCTAGCATCTGTTTATGACCCGTTAGGAGGGATACTACCATTGCTTCATAAGGCAAAAGCCTTTCTTAGGACTCTTTGGAAAGAAAGATACGATTGGGACACAGCGTTGTCACAAGTTCACAAAGACTCACGGAAGCGTATCTGCTCAGACATAGACAGGTTTACAAAAGCTCTGCCTCGAGCCCTGTCTTTGTGCAAAAGACACAGAATCCATTTTAATCACCTTCGCCGACGCAAGTGCTGA
- a CDS encoding hypothetical protein (NECATOR_CHRX.G23669.T1), with translation MVNGQSIELQDLLCRMPKNDVCYEGNIQKDQFVIQLFNEEPLVALSPRSNRECIYQLFALFNVRIRHDVGSLSTLLKKFYFMQRKMLRRIEDTFCLVCYNEEVYAGADTWV, from the coding sequence ATGGTGAACGGACAATCAATTGAACTCCAAGATCTGCTTTGCCGCATGCCGAAAAACGACGTTTGCTACGAGGGAAACATTCAGAAAGACCAGTTCGTCATTCAACTCTTCAACGAAGAGCCTTTGGTCGCCCTTTCACCGAGGTCAAACCGAGAGTGTATCTATCAGCTATTCGCCCTGTTCAATGTAAGGATAAGACATGACGTAGGAAGCCTGTCCACGTTGTTGAAGAAGTTCTACTTCATGCAAAGGAAGATGCTTAGACGAATTGAGGATACTTTTTGCTTGGTATGCTATAACGAAGAAGTTTATGCAGGAGCGGATACATGGGTATAA